In Anseongella ginsenosidimutans, one genomic interval encodes:
- a CDS encoding glutaminyl-peptide cyclotransferase, giving the protein MPKFYLFYLIPFIVLVCTANSCQTQNGSTWFAIRDRENRSVFRLNDTLHLEISGSKAGRIADSAEWMINGEAIGKGLHLDLPALEMGLGGKKITTRVWQEEKEFETTAEVVILSDIEPAALAYEVINTYPHDTTAYTQGLFYKDGHLYESTGRKGESTLRLTTINGKVLRQATLPDDIFGEGACLLEDKIYQLSWKDKRGFIYNMNLEKTGEFAYPEPFDGWGLSTDGRYLILSDGSHLIRFLDPRDSMKVVRTIEVFDDEHPVKLLNELEYVNGILYANVYTKDYIVGIDPASGKVLLEIDLAGLLPDKAHYKGFDKYNYVLNGIAHDPSSGHFYLAGKKWPLLFEVRFSKAGAMAGR; this is encoded by the coding sequence ATGCCTAAGTTTTACCTTTTCTATTTAATCCCCTTTATTGTGCTGGTCTGTACAGCCAATTCCTGCCAGACGCAGAACGGCAGCACCTGGTTCGCGATCAGGGACCGGGAGAACCGGAGCGTTTTCCGGCTGAATGATACCCTTCACCTGGAAATCAGCGGTTCCAAAGCCGGAAGAATTGCCGATTCGGCAGAATGGATGATTAACGGCGAAGCCATAGGTAAGGGGCTGCACCTGGACCTGCCGGCCCTGGAGATGGGACTGGGAGGAAAAAAGATAACAACACGGGTCTGGCAGGAAGAAAAGGAGTTTGAGACGACTGCAGAAGTGGTGATCCTTTCCGATATTGAACCTGCTGCCCTCGCCTATGAGGTGATCAACACGTACCCGCACGATACAACCGCCTATACACAAGGGCTGTTTTACAAGGACGGGCATCTTTACGAAAGCACCGGGAGAAAAGGTGAAAGCACGTTGCGTTTAACTACCATTAACGGGAAGGTACTCCGGCAGGCAACGCTGCCGGACGATATCTTCGGGGAGGGCGCCTGCCTGCTGGAGGATAAGATCTATCAACTTAGCTGGAAAGATAAAAGAGGATTTATCTATAATATGAACCTGGAAAAAACCGGGGAGTTTGCTTATCCCGAACCTTTTGATGGCTGGGGCCTCAGTACTGACGGCCGTTACCTGATACTGAGCGATGGCAGCCACCTCATCCGTTTCCTGGACCCGCGGGATTCCATGAAAGTGGTCCGGACCATAGAAGTTTTTGACGATGAGCATCCTGTCAAGTTGCTGAATGAACTGGAATATGTAAACGGCATTCTCTATGCCAATGTCTATACCAAGGATTATATCGTGGGTATTGACCCCGCCAGCGGCAAAGTACTTCTGGAAATTGACCTTGCCGGCCTGCTCCCTGATAAGGCCCATTACAAAGGTTTTGACAAGTACAATTACGTGCTGAACGGCATTGCCCATGATCCTTCCAGCGGCCATTTCTACCTTGCGGGAAAAAAGTGGCCCTTATTGTTTGAAGTACGGTTTTCAAAAGCCGGCGCCATGGCCGGGCGCTAG
- a CDS encoding DUF3078 domain-containing protein: MKKALFPFVFFSFLINLSFAQEADTSWKVSGVHNLLFNQASFSHWSAGGQNSLALNALFDYNFNYKKGKWNWDTKAKAGYGISNIDEFGWRKSEDILSINSFLGHQFSEYWLYSFFLDFQSQFAPGYNYADDGSRTLISKPFAPAFIQFGPGVGYKRSNNFYFNISPAASKLIVVTDDFLASQGAFGVDTGQTLNYQFGANAMAYLKFDVVKNVTLENKLVLFSNYLENPGNVDIDNQLNLNMKINDYLTTYFGLQLIYDDDVLLPLSDAADNTEFGPHLQFKQLFGAGFTFKFPK, from the coding sequence ATGAAAAAAGCACTATTCCCTTTTGTATTCTTTTCGTTCTTAATTAATCTTTCCTTTGCACAGGAAGCAGATACTTCCTGGAAGGTAAGCGGCGTGCATAATTTGTTGTTTAACCAGGCGTCATTTTCCCATTGGTCTGCAGGCGGCCAGAATTCACTGGCCCTGAATGCGCTTTTTGATTATAATTTCAATTATAAAAAGGGCAAATGGAACTGGGATACGAAAGCCAAAGCCGGGTACGGCATTAGCAATATTGATGAATTTGGCTGGAGAAAAAGCGAAGACATTCTGAGCATCAACTCCTTTCTGGGCCATCAGTTCAGCGAATACTGGCTGTATTCTTTCTTCCTGGATTTTCAGAGCCAGTTTGCTCCCGGTTATAATTACGCTGATGACGGCAGCCGGACCCTGATCTCAAAACCCTTTGCGCCGGCATTTATTCAATTTGGCCCCGGTGTAGGTTACAAGCGTTCCAATAATTTCTATTTCAATATTTCCCCCGCGGCTTCCAAACTGATCGTAGTAACGGATGATTTCCTCGCTTCCCAGGGCGCTTTCGGAGTGGACACAGGTCAAACCCTGAATTACCAGTTCGGAGCCAACGCGATGGCTTACCTTAAGTTCGACGTTGTTAAAAACGTTACACTGGAAAATAAGCTGGTGCTGTTTTCGAATTACCTCGAAAATCCCGGAAATGTGGATATTGACAATCAACTGAACCTGAATATGAAGATCAACGATTACCTGACTACTTACTTCGGGCTTCAGCTGATTTACGACGATGATGTATTGCTGCCTTTGTCGGATGCGGCGGACAATACCGAATTCGGGCCTCACTTGCAGTTCAAGCAACTTTTCGGCGCCGGGTTTACGTTCAAGTTTCCGAAGTAA
- the lipB gene encoding lipoyl(octanoyl) transferase LipB, translating into MKEVIFEDWGLVDYQEAWNRQEALFNETVRIKTENRQRESRDIAGTSVPAAGKAHASPLSPTSNYLIFCEHPHVFTLGKSGKVDHLLLDEEALGKVNASFYKINRGGDITYHGPGQIVGYPILDLDHFFTDIHRYLRTLEEAVILTLKEYGVDAGRIQGLTGVWLDPDRPEKSRKICALGVRCSRWVSMHGFAFNVNVDTGYFNHIVPCGIDDKKVTSLHLELGKSLDVRETKEILKGKIAGLFDMSLIRNANLPAHA; encoded by the coding sequence ATGAAAGAAGTCATATTTGAAGATTGGGGGCTTGTCGATTACCAGGAAGCCTGGAACCGGCAGGAGGCGCTGTTTAATGAAACCGTGCGGATCAAGACAGAGAACCGCCAGCGGGAAAGCCGGGATATCGCAGGGACAAGCGTTCCTGCCGCCGGAAAAGCGCATGCCAGCCCACTTTCCCCGACCTCCAATTACTTGATTTTCTGCGAACACCCGCATGTATTTACCCTTGGCAAAAGCGGGAAGGTGGACCACCTGCTCCTGGACGAAGAAGCCCTGGGAAAGGTGAATGCTTCTTTTTACAAAATAAACCGCGGGGGCGATATTACTTATCACGGCCCCGGCCAGATCGTGGGCTACCCCATTCTTGACCTGGATCATTTCTTTACCGATATCCATCGATACCTCCGCACCCTGGAAGAAGCAGTGATCCTTACCCTGAAGGAATACGGGGTTGATGCAGGGCGTATCCAGGGACTGACAGGCGTATGGCTGGACCCGGACCGGCCGGAAAAGTCCCGTAAGATCTGCGCCCTCGGCGTCAGGTGCAGCCGCTGGGTAAGCATGCACGGCTTCGCTTTTAATGTGAATGTGGATACCGGCTATTTTAACCACATTGTTCCCTGCGGGATCGACGATAAAAAGGTGACTTCCCTCCATCTTGAATTGGGGAAAAGCCTTGATGTCCGCGAAACCAAGGAAATACTTAAAGGTAAGATCGCCGGGTTATTTGATATGTCTCTTATCCGCAACGCCAACTTGCCCGCTCATGCCTAA
- a CDS encoding alpha-2-macroglobulin family protein has product MKRKPLLFRLLLFFFCLACLLPFAARSQQRSFDYKEAWDKADSLALEGLPRSALEVVEEIYSRARTEKDPAMQIKTVIHRMLFQSYTEEESFAKIISELQADIRAAEFPVKQVLHSLLADTYWNYYQQNRYQLHQRSTVADTAVNDFRNWDYERLLTGVIRHYGLSLENPEKQQETNVSILSGVLEGDTSSRFLRPSLYDFLAQRALDMYIREESSLAPRPSEEYLFEDPKLFSDAEAFARMPLMQADSLSLLAKGLALFQELTQFHLHDQDASALIDLDLKRLEFIHRKSKLPHKDSLYTLALHRIMDNQRDLPVSAEAAYALANFYYNQSQLSVHIIYVNGQRRPVINDGKDHPLARRKAHDICVKAIAQYPGSRGARNCQALLDKIEKQELDIKAEDVNLPGEPFRLLITYRNLPDVYLRVVKLWEDEADSVAMFTRNSYQFQDRAENLLLSKSPLLQYTHALPASGDFNMHSAEVKIDALPAGNYAVLASEHENFETDSAALSFTLVEVSGIGFFSRNRNPDQEQEVFVTDRKTGKPLAGVRAVAYQQNFQDRRPGERVINKQVRSDNEGRMLLDLPRKHQYRVLLTNEKDTLTAMQHLWVRGRLNTSPVSRQQERTVFFTDRSIYRPGQTVHFKGLMLLSGLLSDAKTKIWPHKRTEVWFSDANGEEISAIELMSNEFGTFSGTFLIPENGLPGKMTIGNDYGRVSIEVAEYKRPTFAVEFDAVGEIYRLNDSVRISGKAESFSGFSIDKAEVRYTVTRAGNAALYQGKHWRSYIYPPADPLPITHGIAKTDEEGKFSLSFKAEASDTSQVYSYQVTAHITDMNGETRSRSISVNVGNKNLLVTATIAPNISSEQDARYQVSSKNLNGEAQESDISLKIYALKAPEHPLRERLWDAPDQFIMSREEFKRSFPHDIYKDEGDFHNWERENKCLELDFHTDSVETFDLAGLEEYASGYYLAEIHATAASGETAAQRYFFHFQQEEPGVPQTVSNYINVLKNAGESGESAAFLAGTGNQPSYILYEVISDSRISEQRWISAGKDQREILFPLDSTLTPNLAVQFTMVHQNRIYRTMSPIVIEKNNANLEIEMLSFRDKLRPGEKETWTIKISTPENEQAAAEMAATLYDASLDAILPHSWPPERIISPPGVTYYSFSWETAGFLNESRHIVLRTFKERITEELNLRSYETLQLFGYSYYGGYNRSYRDYLQRIKEQRRFEMELEGWEAAFQRQSKSMAEGIIVSGTLKDESGNPLPGVSIQVGGNPLGLTSNSRGEYKIKVPAKGVLVFTALGFKSKEIKVNGRKRIDVLLESDHTALDEVVVVGYGGQKKSSVSGAVAEAASNVMIRGSAAPPEELQEGAEADGNPEAAASPGAGLQDILPRKNFNETAFFYPQLRTDEEGKISIEFTMPESITRWKMLGFAHTKDLRFAGIEKELITSKEVSVSANAPRFLRAGDRFAFTAKVVNLTGESLQGSARLELLDALTLQPVDSLLLREVSSQQFSMAPFSSETLSWEIDVPEELQAITYRVFASAGNHSDGEENTLPVLPNRVLITETLPMQVEAGETRDFSINAFAGRKLREARPYRLTLEYSANPAWYAVQALPYLMEYPYECAEQLFSRYFANSLATTIMNSSPRIKAIFTQWKNTDSDELLPELEKNQELKSALLQETPWVMQSNKDSERKKRLALLFDLNKMQRQNAAVMQKLSAMQLPDGSFPWFAGMRGNRFITQHILAGIGQLRKLNALPSDPGERGGMVKRALRFADHELAEDYRKLAAREDLLPEHLSAFTIHFLYMRSFFPEIRPDTAAQKAIDFYLGQAEEFWTGRPVYQQGMIALVLERNGRTDAAEKIIRSLNERAQHSEDKGMYWSSNRRGYFWHEAPIETQALLIEAFTEVRGEPGTSPTKEVEEMKKWLLLNKQTNNWESTKATVAACYALLLRGSDWLGSAEQAGISLGGKSLAALKPGLKQEAGTGYLKTSWEASEINGAMESIRISNPGEVVSWGALYWQYFAKPESVPASGEELEIHKTLYKETMTESGPLLVPLNENQVLSRGDLVKVRMELKASRDYEYVHLKDLRAAAFEPVDILARYHYQDGLGYYQATKDASTNFFISHLPKGRYVLEYSLRVTHSGTFSNGFARVQCMYAPEFSARSQGGRVRIE; this is encoded by the coding sequence ATGAAAAGAAAACCTTTACTCTTTAGGCTGCTGTTATTTTTTTTCTGCCTGGCTTGCCTGTTGCCCTTTGCCGCCAGGAGCCAACAAAGAAGTTTTGACTATAAGGAAGCCTGGGATAAAGCGGATTCCCTGGCACTGGAGGGGCTTCCCCGCTCGGCGCTGGAGGTGGTTGAAGAAATTTATTCCCGCGCCCGGACGGAAAAAGACCCCGCTATGCAGATAAAGACGGTGATCCACCGCATGCTTTTCCAGTCATATACCGAAGAAGAATCATTTGCAAAAATTATCAGCGAACTTCAGGCGGACATCAGGGCGGCAGAATTTCCCGTAAAACAAGTCCTGCATTCCCTGCTGGCAGATACCTATTGGAACTATTACCAGCAAAACCGTTACCAGCTGCACCAGCGAAGTACGGTGGCCGACACGGCTGTTAACGATTTCCGGAACTGGGATTATGAGCGCCTGCTCACTGGGGTGATCCGCCATTACGGCCTGTCTTTGGAAAATCCTGAAAAGCAGCAGGAAACCAATGTATCCATTTTGTCCGGGGTTCTTGAAGGGGATACTTCCAGCCGGTTTCTCCGGCCAAGCCTGTATGATTTCCTGGCCCAACGTGCGCTGGACATGTATATCCGGGAAGAAAGCAGCCTGGCTCCCCGTCCTTCCGAAGAATATCTTTTTGAAGATCCGAAGCTCTTTTCGGACGCCGAAGCATTTGCCCGGATGCCGCTGATGCAGGCCGACTCCCTGTCGCTGCTGGCAAAAGGCCTCGCACTCTTTCAGGAACTCACGCAATTTCATCTGCATGATCAGGATGCTTCCGCCCTGATTGATCTGGACCTGAAACGCCTTGAATTTATCCACAGGAAATCAAAGCTGCCCCATAAGGACAGCCTTTATACACTGGCGCTTCACAGAATCATGGATAATCAACGGGACCTTCCTGTTTCAGCGGAAGCAGCCTATGCCCTTGCAAATTTTTATTATAACCAATCGCAGCTTTCGGTCCATATTATCTATGTAAATGGACAAAGGCGGCCTGTTATTAACGATGGCAAGGACCATCCGCTGGCAAGAAGGAAAGCACACGATATTTGCGTGAAAGCGATCGCTCAATATCCCGGCAGCCGGGGCGCACGAAATTGCCAGGCCCTGCTTGACAAAATAGAGAAGCAGGAACTGGATATTAAGGCCGAAGATGTGAACCTTCCCGGGGAGCCCTTCCGCCTGCTGATCACGTACAGGAATTTGCCCGACGTCTATCTGCGGGTCGTCAAACTATGGGAAGATGAAGCGGACTCCGTGGCCATGTTTACCCGTAATAGCTATCAATTCCAGGACAGGGCTGAAAACTTATTGCTTTCCAAATCGCCTCTGCTTCAATACACCCATGCTCTTCCGGCATCCGGGGATTTTAATATGCACAGCGCCGAAGTCAAAATAGATGCCCTGCCGGCGGGGAATTATGCGGTTCTGGCGTCAGAACATGAGAATTTCGAGACAGACTCCGCAGCGCTCTCCTTTACGCTCGTGGAGGTTTCAGGAATCGGCTTCTTTAGCAGGAACAGGAACCCGGATCAGGAGCAGGAAGTGTTCGTGACCGATCGCAAAACGGGGAAGCCACTGGCAGGTGTCAGGGCCGTGGCCTACCAGCAGAACTTTCAGGATCGCAGGCCCGGAGAGCGAGTGATAAACAAACAAGTGCGAAGCGATAATGAGGGTAGAATGCTGCTGGACCTTCCCAGGAAACACCAATACAGAGTACTGCTGACCAATGAGAAGGATACCCTCACGGCCATGCAGCACCTTTGGGTAAGAGGGCGCTTGAATACATCTCCCGTATCCAGGCAACAAGAGCGAACGGTTTTTTTTACCGACCGGAGCATTTACCGGCCGGGGCAGACGGTACATTTCAAGGGATTAATGTTGCTTTCCGGGTTACTTTCCGATGCAAAAACCAAAATATGGCCTCATAAACGAACAGAAGTGTGGTTTTCAGACGCCAACGGGGAAGAGATATCTGCCATTGAATTGATGAGCAATGAATTCGGGACATTCAGCGGCACTTTCCTCATACCGGAAAACGGCCTGCCCGGGAAAATGACCATCGGAAACGACTACGGGCGGGTCAGCATCGAAGTAGCGGAATATAAGCGTCCTACCTTCGCGGTGGAGTTTGATGCTGTCGGCGAAATTTACCGGCTGAATGATTCCGTCAGGATCAGCGGCAAGGCCGAAAGCTTTTCCGGTTTTTCCATTGACAAGGCCGAAGTCCGCTATACCGTTACCCGGGCGGGAAACGCCGCCTTATATCAGGGCAAACATTGGCGTAGCTACATTTATCCGCCGGCCGATCCCCTGCCCATTACACATGGCATTGCGAAAACCGATGAAGAAGGAAAATTCAGCCTGTCCTTCAAAGCCGAAGCCAGCGACACCAGCCAGGTATATTCCTACCAGGTCACGGCTCATATCACCGATATGAACGGCGAAACCCGCAGCAGAAGCATCTCTGTGAATGTTGGAAATAAAAACCTGCTGGTCACCGCCACTATTGCCCCGAATATTTCCTCAGAACAGGACGCCCGGTACCAGGTTAGTTCGAAGAACCTCAACGGCGAAGCACAGGAATCAGACATCAGCCTGAAAATATATGCCCTGAAAGCCCCGGAACACCCCCTCAGGGAACGTTTGTGGGATGCACCCGATCAGTTCATTATGAGCAGGGAAGAATTCAAACGTTCCTTTCCCCATGATATTTATAAGGATGAAGGCGATTTCCATAACTGGGAACGGGAAAATAAATGCCTGGAGCTGGACTTCCATACTGACAGCGTGGAAACCTTCGATCTTGCCGGACTGGAAGAATACGCATCCGGGTACTACCTGGCCGAAATTCATGCGACAGCAGCGTCAGGCGAAACAGCCGCTCAGCGGTATTTTTTCCACTTTCAGCAGGAAGAACCAGGAGTTCCGCAAACTGTTTCGAACTATATTAATGTACTTAAAAATGCAGGCGAATCCGGCGAATCGGCGGCATTCCTTGCCGGCACAGGCAATCAGCCCTCTTATATTCTGTATGAAGTAATTTCTGACAGCAGGATATCGGAGCAGCGTTGGATCAGCGCGGGGAAAGATCAGCGTGAAATACTCTTTCCGCTTGACAGCACGCTTACTCCCAACCTGGCCGTCCAGTTTACGATGGTGCATCAAAACCGCATTTACCGGACGATGTCTCCCATTGTAATTGAAAAAAATAATGCGAACCTGGAAATAGAGATGCTGAGCTTCAGGGACAAGCTCCGCCCCGGGGAAAAAGAAACCTGGACAATTAAAATAAGCACGCCGGAAAATGAACAAGCAGCGGCAGAGATGGCCGCCACGCTATACGATGCCTCACTGGATGCGATCCTGCCGCATTCCTGGCCACCTGAAAGAATAATTTCCCCGCCAGGCGTTACTTACTATTCCTTTTCCTGGGAAACGGCCGGATTCCTGAATGAAAGCCGGCATATAGTACTGAGAACGTTCAAAGAAAGGATTACAGAAGAATTAAATCTCCGGTCCTATGAAACGCTTCAGCTGTTCGGCTATTCCTACTATGGAGGCTATAACCGGTCCTACCGCGATTATTTGCAGCGTATCAAGGAACAGCGGCGTTTTGAGATGGAACTGGAGGGCTGGGAAGCGGCTTTTCAACGTCAAAGTAAATCGATGGCTGAAGGGATCATCGTAAGCGGAACATTAAAAGACGAATCGGGGAATCCCCTGCCCGGGGTAAGCATTCAGGTCGGGGGAAACCCGCTGGGCCTGACGAGCAACAGCCGGGGCGAATATAAGATCAAAGTGCCGGCTAAGGGAGTACTTGTGTTTACCGCCCTCGGGTTCAAAAGCAAGGAAATAAAAGTAAACGGGCGGAAGCGGATTGATGTCCTGCTGGAGTCCGATCATACGGCCCTGGATGAAGTCGTGGTGGTGGGTTACGGTGGGCAGAAAAAAAGCTCCGTGTCGGGGGCTGTGGCCGAGGCTGCCTCCAATGTGATGATAAGAGGATCGGCAGCTCCTCCTGAAGAGTTGCAGGAAGGCGCGGAGGCGGATGGGAACCCGGAAGCCGCTGCCAGCCCCGGGGCGGGGCTGCAAGATATCCTTCCCCGTAAAAATTTCAATGAAACAGCTTTCTTCTATCCTCAGCTCCGAACCGATGAGGAGGGAAAGATCAGCATCGAATTCACTATGCCCGAATCCATCACCCGCTGGAAAATGCTGGGCTTTGCCCATACCAAAGATCTCCGGTTCGCGGGAATCGAGAAAGAGCTGATTACAAGCAAAGAAGTATCGGTTAGCGCCAACGCGCCCCGCTTTCTCAGGGCCGGAGACCGCTTCGCCTTTACCGCAAAGGTCGTAAACCTCACCGGAGAGTCCCTGCAGGGGTCGGCGAGGCTTGAGCTGCTGGACGCCCTGACCCTGCAGCCCGTGGATTCGCTGCTGCTGAGGGAGGTTTCTTCGCAGCAATTCAGCATGGCTCCGTTTTCCAGCGAAACGCTAAGCTGGGAGATAGATGTACCGGAGGAACTTCAGGCCATCACTTACCGGGTGTTTGCCAGCGCCGGAAACCATAGCGATGGGGAAGAGAATACGCTTCCGGTACTTCCCAATCGTGTATTAATCACGGAAACCCTGCCCATGCAGGTGGAAGCAGGCGAAACCCGTGATTTCTCCATTAACGCCTTTGCAGGAAGGAAGCTGCGCGAAGCCCGCCCCTACCGGCTGACACTTGAGTACAGCGCCAACCCCGCATGGTATGCCGTACAAGCCCTGCCTTACCTGATGGAATACCCTTATGAATGCGCCGAGCAATTATTCAGCCGCTATTTCGCCAATAGCCTGGCCACGACCATTATGAACAGCTCCCCGCGCATAAAGGCCATTTTTACGCAATGGAAGAATACGGATTCGGACGAACTGCTGCCGGAACTTGAGAAAAACCAGGAGCTAAAATCTGCCCTGCTCCAAGAAACACCCTGGGTAATGCAAAGCAACAAGGATTCGGAGCGAAAAAAGCGGCTGGCCTTGCTCTTCGACCTGAATAAAATGCAGCGGCAGAACGCAGCGGTAATGCAGAAACTATCCGCCATGCAATTACCTGACGGGTCTTTTCCCTGGTTTGCCGGCATGCGGGGAAACCGCTTTATTACGCAACATATCCTTGCCGGTATCGGGCAGCTCAGGAAGCTGAATGCCCTGCCTTCTGACCCCGGTGAAAGAGGAGGGATGGTTAAACGTGCCCTGCGCTTTGCCGACCATGAACTGGCGGAGGACTACAGGAAACTCGCTGCCCGGGAGGACCTGCTCCCGGAACACCTGAGCGCCTTCACTATCCATTTTCTTTATATGCGCAGCTTCTTCCCTGAAATCAGGCCGGATACCGCCGCGCAAAAAGCCATTGATTTTTACCTGGGCCAGGCCGAAGAATTCTGGACCGGCAGACCGGTGTACCAGCAGGGCATGATTGCTTTGGTACTCGAAAGAAACGGAAGAACGGACGCGGCGGAGAAAATAATACGTTCACTGAACGAAAGGGCGCAGCACTCGGAAGACAAGGGCATGTACTGGAGCAGCAACCGGCGCGGATATTTCTGGCATGAAGCACCGATCGAGACCCAGGCCCTCCTGATTGAAGCCTTCACGGAAGTGCGCGGAGAACCCGGGACTTCACCAACCAAGGAGGTGGAAGAAATGAAAAAATGGCTGCTCCTGAATAAACAAACAAATAACTGGGAAAGCACAAAGGCTACCGTCGCGGCCTGTTATGCACTATTGTTGCGCGGCTCCGACTGGCTCGGTTCTGCTGAACAGGCGGGAATAAGCCTTGGCGGAAAAAGCCTCGCAGCGCTGAAGCCGGGCCTTAAACAGGAAGCCGGAACAGGCTATTTAAAAACTTCCTGGGAAGCCTCCGAAATAAACGGGGCCATGGAAAGCATCCGGATCAGCAACCCGGGAGAAGTGGTCTCCTGGGGAGCGCTTTACTGGCAATATTTTGCGAAGCCCGAAAGCGTGCCGGCATCCGGTGAAGAATTAGAAATCCATAAAACCCTCTATAAGGAAACCATGACGGAATCCGGCCCCCTGCTGGTCCCACTTAACGAAAACCAGGTACTGAGCCGCGGGGATCTGGTAAAAGTCCGCATGGAGCTTAAAGCCAGCCGCGATTATGAGTATGTTCATTTGAAAGACCTGCGCGCAGCCGCTTTTGAACCTGTGGACATACTGGCGCGCTACCATTACCAGGACGGACTGGGGTATTACCAGGCCACCAAAGACGCCTCCACTAATTTCTTTATCAGTCATTTGCCCAAGGGCAGGTATGTCCTGGAATACAGCCTGCGGGTAACGCATTCGGGAACCTTCTCAAATGGCTTTGCCCGGGTTCAATGCATGTATGCGCCGGAGTTTTCGGCGCGCTCGCAAGGGGGAAGGGTTCGTATCGAATAG
- a CDS encoding YraN family protein, whose product MATHNELGKKGEAVACSYLEEKGYRILEKNWRFKQTEIDLIALREGVLVFTEVKTRFGNMYGLPEEAVDWRKQKYLQRASLAYMQLKNFEDEIRFDIIAITFREDGSYELFHIEDAFFPGL is encoded by the coding sequence GTGGCAACCCATAATGAGCTGGGTAAAAAGGGCGAAGCCGTCGCCTGCAGCTATCTTGAAGAAAAAGGCTACCGGATCCTGGAGAAGAACTGGCGTTTCAAACAAACGGAGATAGATCTTATCGCACTTAGGGAGGGGGTGCTGGTATTCACCGAAGTTAAAACCCGGTTCGGCAATATGTACGGACTGCCGGAGGAAGCGGTTGATTGGCGTAAACAAAAATACCTTCAGCGCGCCTCCCTGGCCTATATGCAGCTGAAGAACTTTGAAGATGAGATCCGCTTTGACATCATTGCCATTACTTTTCGCGAAGACGGCTCCTATGAATTATTCCATATTGAGGATGCCTTTTTTCCGGGGCTGTAA